Proteins from a genomic interval of Treponema succinifaciens DSM 2489:
- a CDS encoding YdbC family protein, with translation MAMSEGFTPPDIKKNIGVLSTSKSGWNLELNFVSWGDRPAKYDIRSWDSEHQKMGKGVTFTKDELCALKNLLNGMEELN, from the coding sequence ATGGCAATGTCTGAAGGTTTTACTCCGCCGGATATAAAGAAAAATATCGGTGTTCTTTCCACATCAAAGTCTGGCTGGAACCTTGAGTTGAATTTTGTATCTTGGGGAGATCGTCCTGCAAAGTACGACATACGTTCCTGGGATTCCGAGCATCAAAAAATGGGAAAAGGCGTAACATTCACAAAAGATGAGCTTTGCGCTTTAAAGAATCTTCTGAACGGAATGGAAGAACTTAATTAA
- a CDS encoding LysM peptidoglycan-binding domain-containing protein: MKKILACTVASVLGLSVFAASYTNNTYQKLAKEYTQKAERALDAGEYVLAEEYAAKAKENAELSDTYISHMLSKESAEKDLNLARNRLAYVESINGKENFPIAYDSASKSLAQAEDAFAKEEWNAASSYSKQVLDALAEIKEVTPLPKYYVVKPWESDKDCFWNISGRPYVYNNPYLWENLYEANKNSLPDPKNPNLIRPGMKMEIPSISGEYRDGVYSPDKDYEPFQKR, from the coding sequence ATGAAAAAAATACTTGCTTGCACAGTCGCATCTGTTCTGGGACTTTCAGTTTTTGCAGCCAGCTACACAAACAACACATACCAGAAACTTGCAAAAGAATACACACAGAAAGCAGAAAGAGCATTAGACGCAGGAGAATATGTTCTTGCTGAAGAATACGCTGCAAAAGCAAAAGAAAACGCAGAGCTTTCTGACACTTACATAAGCCACATGCTCTCAAAGGAAAGCGCAGAAAAAGACCTCAACCTTGCAAGAAACAGGCTCGCCTATGTTGAAAGCATCAACGGAAAAGAAAACTTCCCGATTGCTTATGATTCAGCATCAAAGTCTCTTGCACAGGCTGAAGACGCATTTGCAAAAGAAGAATGGAATGCAGCTTCAAGCTATTCAAAGCAGGTTCTTGACGCTTTGGCAGAAATAAAAGAAGTTACACCGCTTCCAAAATACTATGTTGTAAAACCTTGGGAGTCAGATAAAGACTGCTTCTGGAACATCTCTGGAAGACCTTACGTTTACAACAATCCTTATTTGTGGGAAAACCTTTACGAAGCAAACAAGAATTCCCTTCCAGATCCAAAGAATCCAAACTTGATTCGTCCGGGAATGAAAATGGAAATTCCTTCAATTTCTGGCGAATACCGCGACGGAGTTTACAGCCCGGACAAAGACTACGAGCCTTTTCAGAAACGCTAA
- a CDS encoding AAA family ATPase, with protein MAIIAISRQVAALGDEIAAAVAKKLGYTFITRKQIEDRIVELGFPKEKLQKYDEIKPGFFASLAKGRDEYLNYLQYAILEAASKGNCILIGRGSFVILEDVPNLISLRFVAKESVRAKRLEKEFNWTEKQAMARINESAANRKGFHKSFFNVDNEDASHYMLTINTGILEPEEVVKQIVNFVKYFSAPEKEALGKKRIENMLKAQDLTNKLLFEYKLNINFLRAIIDDEGTSITLQGVADSQAVVDRAVTLAAKILPSCTIKSAVNIVQDFKGC; from the coding sequence ATGGCAATCATCGCAATTTCAAGACAGGTGGCTGCACTGGGAGACGAAATAGCTGCGGCGGTGGCAAAAAAACTTGGCTACACATTTATAACTCGCAAACAGATAGAAGACCGCATTGTAGAGCTGGGATTTCCAAAAGAAAAGCTTCAAAAATATGACGAAATAAAACCAGGATTTTTCGCAAGCCTCGCAAAAGGACGTGATGAATACCTGAACTATTTGCAGTATGCGATTCTGGAAGCGGCAAGCAAAGGAAACTGCATTTTAATAGGGCGCGGTTCATTTGTAATTCTTGAAGATGTTCCAAATTTGATTTCACTGCGCTTCGTAGCAAAAGAATCTGTAAGAGCTAAACGGCTTGAAAAGGAATTCAATTGGACAGAGAAGCAGGCAATGGCAAGAATAAATGAAAGCGCGGCGAACAGAAAAGGATTCCACAAAAGTTTCTTTAACGTAGACAACGAGGATGCAAGCCACTACATGCTCACAATAAACACAGGAATTCTTGAACCGGAGGAAGTCGTAAAGCAAATCGTAAACTTTGTAAAATATTTTTCAGCCCCGGAAAAAGAAGCCTTAGGAAAAAAGCGCATTGAAAATATGCTCAAAGCTCAGGACTTAACAAACAAGCTTCTCTTTGAATACAAACTGAATATAAATTTTCTGCGTGCAATAATCGATGACGAAGGAACATCTATAACATTGCAAGGCGTGGCAGATTCTCAGGCTGTAGTAGATAGAGCCGTCACACTTGCGGCAAAAATTCTTCCAAGCTGCACAATAAAATCAGCAGTAAATATTGTTCAGGACTTTAAAGGTTGCTAA
- a CDS encoding NUDIX hydrolase, producing the protein MDDKKLIWHEKFRREVFKTPVFAVTERISVSPDGTEGVYIVNEAPDWVIVIPDDGENFLMVRQWRHGEKSLSIEFPGGVIDKGEVPLEAAKRELLEEIGATAKKMTCLGSMNPNPALFANHVHVFLAEDLEFSGKQNLDSDEYVNYMEISKSEVIKKMGSHEYCHALMASAAALYLARNF; encoded by the coding sequence ATGGACGACAAAAAACTTATATGGCACGAAAAATTCCGCAGGGAGGTTTTTAAAACTCCTGTTTTTGCTGTTACTGAACGGATCAGCGTAAGTCCCGATGGAACTGAAGGTGTTTACATTGTGAACGAAGCTCCTGACTGGGTGATTGTAATTCCAGATGACGGTGAAAATTTTCTTATGGTAAGGCAATGGCGGCACGGAGAAAAATCTTTAAGCATTGAATTTCCAGGCGGTGTAATAGACAAGGGAGAGGTTCCGCTTGAGGCTGCGAAACGTGAGCTTTTGGAAGAAATCGGCGCAACCGCAAAAAAAATGACTTGTCTCGGCTCTATGAATCCTAATCCGGCTCTCTTTGCAAATCACGTCCATGTTTTTCTTGCTGAAGACTTGGAGTTTTCCGGTAAACAGAATCTGGATTCTGATGAATATGTAAACTACATGGAAATTTCAAAGTCCGAAGTGATAAAAAAAATGGGCAGCCACGAATATTGCCATGCGTTGATGGCTTCAGCAGCTGCCCTGTATTTAGCTAGGAATTTTTAG
- the glmS gene encoding glutamine--fructose-6-phosphate transaminase (isomerizing) produces the protein MCGIVGYIGNKNATPVLVNALKKLEYRGYDSAGIAVFNGQDILVRKVKGALKALEEKIAKETIEGSLGIGHTRWATHGEPSDINAHPHLNESGTIAVVHNGIIENFAKLKAWLQSEGVVFKSDTDTEVIAHLINYYYEYSLDIFEAVKATVNRLEGSYALGVLCKDFPDRIIAARKECPLIVGLGKDENFIASDVPAVLEYTRDVYFLDQKEIAVLYKDHVDLFDEDGNRIIKQPFHVDWDISSAEKGGYEHFMLKEIHEQPKVLTDTMRPRLVFEGGAPVDIKFDELCFDEKWKEAKRIVIVACGTAYHAGVVAKYVFEQLARVPVVVDVASEFRYRNPILCKDDIFIVISQSGETADTLAALRLAKQNGVHVTAITNCVGSTVSREADDVVYTWAGPEIAVASTKAYTTQLMCLCMLALKAAFIKETISASDYKKYLCELNSIPEKVQQILEDKASIQRFVSKNYNKQKVFFIGRQYDSATSLECALKLKEVSYMHSEAFAAGELKHGPIALIDTDTLVVATATVPELYEKLASNIIEVKSRGASTFVITQDDSGAFSSSADEIVKIPSTESFFEPMLSIIPAQLFAYYCAVHRGNNPDKPRNLAKSVTVE, from the coding sequence ATGACAGTGCGGGAATCGCAGTGTTTAACGGTCAGGATATTTTGGTGCGCAAGGTAAAAGGCGCGCTCAAGGCTCTTGAAGAAAAAATCGCAAAGGAAACAATCGAAGGCTCTCTTGGAATAGGGCATACAAGATGGGCGACCCACGGCGAACCTAGCGACATAAACGCTCATCCGCATCTTAACGAAAGCGGAACAATCGCTGTTGTTCACAACGGAATCATCGAAAACTTCGCAAAGCTAAAGGCGTGGCTTCAGAGTGAAGGCGTTGTGTTCAAGAGCGACACAGACACAGAAGTCATTGCTCATCTTATAAACTATTACTATGAATATTCTCTTGATATTTTTGAAGCTGTAAAGGCGACTGTAAACCGCTTGGAAGGCAGCTACGCTCTTGGAGTTCTGTGCAAGGACTTCCCGGACAGAATCATTGCCGCAAGAAAAGAATGTCCGCTCATTGTAGGGCTTGGCAAGGATGAAAACTTTATTGCAAGCGATGTTCCTGCTGTCCTTGAGTACACCCGCGATGTTTACTTCCTTGATCAGAAAGAAATCGCAGTGCTTTACAAAGACCATGTTGATCTTTTTGACGAGGACGGAAACCGCATAATAAAGCAGCCGTTCCATGTTGACTGGGATATTTCTTCCGCGGAAAAAGGCGGCTACGAGCATTTTATGCTTAAGGAAATCCACGAGCAGCCAAAAGTTCTTACAGACACAATGAGGCCTCGTCTTGTTTTTGAAGGCGGAGCTCCTGTTGACATAAAGTTTGACGAGCTTTGCTTTGACGAAAAATGGAAGGAAGCCAAGCGCATTGTGATTGTCGCCTGCGGAACTGCCTACCATGCCGGAGTTGTGGCGAAGTATGTTTTTGAGCAGCTTGCGCGTGTTCCTGTTGTAGTCGATGTTGCAAGCGAATTCCGCTACAGAAATCCTATTCTATGCAAGGATGATATTTTTATTGTAATAAGCCAGTCCGGGGAAACTGCCGACACTTTGGCTGCATTGCGTCTTGCCAAGCAGAACGGCGTTCATGTTACGGCGATTACAAACTGCGTAGGTTCAACTGTAAGCCGCGAAGCTGATGATGTCGTCTATACTTGGGCAGGTCCTGAAATTGCGGTTGCTTCAACCAAGGCTTATACAACTCAGCTTATGTGCCTTTGCATGCTTGCCTTGAAAGCCGCATTTATAAAAGAAACTATTTCTGCTTCTGACTATAAAAAATATCTTTGCGAGCTGAATTCTATTCCAGAAAAAGTTCAGCAGATTCTTGAAGACAAGGCTTCTATTCAGAGATTTGTTTCCAAGAACTACAACAAGCAGAAAGTGTTCTTTATTGGCCGCCAGTATGACAGCGCGACAAGCCTTGAGTGCGCACTTAAACTTAAGGAAGTAAGCTATATGCACAGCGAGGCTTTTGCTGCGGGCGAGCTTAAGCACGGTCCGATTGCGCTTATAGACACGGACACTCTTGTTGTTGCGACTGCCACAGTTCCTGAGCTTTATGAAAAACTTGCAAGCAACATTATTGAAGTCAAGAGCCGCGGAGCTTCTACTTTTGTTATTACTCAGGATGATTCCGGGGCGTTCAGTTCTTCCGCAGATGAAATTGTAAAGATTCCTTCTACGGAAAGTTTTTTTGAACCGATGCTTTCAATAATTCCGGCGCAGCTTTTTGCTTACTATTGTGCAGTTCACAGGGGGAATAACCCGGACAAGCCACGCAACCTTGCAAAGTCTGTTACTGTTGAATAA